One Acanthochromis polyacanthus isolate Apoly-LR-REF ecotype Palm Island chromosome 6, KAUST_Apoly_ChrSc, whole genome shotgun sequence DNA segment encodes these proteins:
- the zgc:194242 gene encoding uncharacterized methyltransferase YdaC isoform X1, which produces MKHSSFRKTGPKKRLCARAGGRSTTTEIMWAEKVGKQLGHPTRSVAGWLISRLLTARNQVLEESAVQLCGIQPGDTVLELGHGPGLGLQSAAKLLTKPTGRLIGVDYSEYMHQMAKEQMKELVASGKVTLHHCDVAAMPLADSTVDKVFHCNCYYFWPDLRKGTSEIHRVMKPGGVMVTTLRLHHVATLAAKRVMPGENWRPEAYMAALRDSGFTGVRIEDKQHKHITFQAIYATASK; this is translated from the exons ATGAAACACTCCTCTTTCAGGAAGACTGGTCCAAAGAAACGACTGTGCGCAAGAGCAGGAGGACGTTCGACCACAACTGAAA TAATGTGGGCTGAAAAAGTGGGGAAACAGTTGGGCCACCCGACGCGATCCGTGGCAGGGTGGCTGATCAGCAGACTGCTCACCGCTCGCAACCAGGTCCTTGAGGAGAGCGCTGTTCAGCTGTGTGGGATCCAACCGGGAGATACAGTGCTGGAGCTGGGTCATGGTCCGGGTCTGGGTCTGCAGTCTGCAGCCAAACTGCTCACAAAGCCAACAGGCCGCCTCATAGGGGTGGATTACTCAGAGTACATGCATCAG atGGCAAAAGAGCAAATGAAGGAGCTTGTGGCCAGTGGGAAAGTGACGCTACACCACTGTGATGTAGCAGCAATGCCACTGGCAGACAGCACTGTGGATAAAGTCTTTCATTGTAACTGCTACTACTTCTGGCCTGACCTCAGGAAGGGAACCTCAGAGATACACCGGGTCATGAAACCAG GAGGAGTGATGGTGACCACACTGAGGCTTCACCATGTGGCTACTCTGGCAGCAAAGCGAGTGATGCCGGGAGAGAACTGGCGTCCAGAGGCCTATATGGCAGCTCTGAGGGACTCTGGCTTCACTGGTGTCAGAATAGAagacaaacagcacaaacacattaCTTTTCAGGCTATTTATGCCACTGCCTCTAAGTGA
- the zgc:194242 gene encoding uncharacterized methyltransferase YdaC isoform X2 yields the protein MWAEKVGKQLGHPTRSVAGWLISRLLTARNQVLEESAVQLCGIQPGDTVLELGHGPGLGLQSAAKLLTKPTGRLIGVDYSEYMHQMAKEQMKELVASGKVTLHHCDVAAMPLADSTVDKVFHCNCYYFWPDLRKGTSEIHRVMKPGGVMVTTLRLHHVATLAAKRVMPGENWRPEAYMAALRDSGFTGVRIEDKQHKHITFQAIYATASK from the exons ATGTGGGCTGAAAAAGTGGGGAAACAGTTGGGCCACCCGACGCGATCCGTGGCAGGGTGGCTGATCAGCAGACTGCTCACCGCTCGCAACCAGGTCCTTGAGGAGAGCGCTGTTCAGCTGTGTGGGATCCAACCGGGAGATACAGTGCTGGAGCTGGGTCATGGTCCGGGTCTGGGTCTGCAGTCTGCAGCCAAACTGCTCACAAAGCCAACAGGCCGCCTCATAGGGGTGGATTACTCAGAGTACATGCATCAG atGGCAAAAGAGCAAATGAAGGAGCTTGTGGCCAGTGGGAAAGTGACGCTACACCACTGTGATGTAGCAGCAATGCCACTGGCAGACAGCACTGTGGATAAAGTCTTTCATTGTAACTGCTACTACTTCTGGCCTGACCTCAGGAAGGGAACCTCAGAGATACACCGGGTCATGAAACCAG GAGGAGTGATGGTGACCACACTGAGGCTTCACCATGTGGCTACTCTGGCAGCAAAGCGAGTGATGCCGGGAGAGAACTGGCGTCCAGAGGCCTATATGGCAGCTCTGAGGGACTCTGGCTTCACTGGTGTCAGAATAGAagacaaacagcacaaacacattaCTTTTCAGGCTATTTATGCCACTGCCTCTAAGTGA
- the ube2t gene encoding ubiquitin-conjugating enzyme E2 T yields the protein MQRASRLKRELQMLSTEPPPGITCWQTEERIDDLRAQIVGGTGTPYEGGLFSLEVKIPERYPFEPPKIRFLTPVYHPNIDNSGRICHDALKLPPKGAWKPSLNISTVLTSIQLLMAEPNPDDPLMADISSEFKYNKHLFTEKARKWTQEHAAQKNTGVVEDNKENTQDQKVSSRKRESLSAQPGAEEPSKKACL from the exons ATGCAGAGAGCTTCCCGTTTGAAGCGTGAACTTCAGATGCTGAGCACCGAGCCCCCTCCCGGGATAACATGCTGGCAGACCGAGGAACGGATAGACGACCTCCGGGCAC AGATAGTGGGCGGAACAGGAACTCCTTATGAAGGAGGTCTCTTTTCCTTGGAGGTTAAAATTCCTGAGAG GTACCCATTTGAGCCTCCCAAAATACGATTCCTGACCCCAGTCTACCACCCAAACATTGATAATTCAGGACGTATCTGCCATGATGCTCTCAAACTCCCACCAAAG ggTGCCTGGAAGCCATCTCTAAACATCTCCACAGTTCTCACTTCCATTCAGCTGCTCATGGCTGAGCCCAATCCAGACGATCCACTGATGGCTGATATA tcATCAGAGTTCAAATACAACAAACACCTGTTCACGGAGAAGGCCAGGAAGTGGACACAGGAACATGCTGCTCAGAAGAACACT GGAGTTGTGGAGGACAACAAAGAAAATACTCAAGATCAGAAAGTGTCGTCCCGAAAACGAGAGTCACTCAGCGCACAGCCAGGGGCAGAAGAGCCATCAAAGAAAGCATGTCTGTAG